In Brevibacterium zhoupengii, the following are encoded in one genomic region:
- a CDS encoding universal stress protein, translating into MSHTIIVGVDGSANSQCALQWAIKHAQLTSSEIRLVAAYTVPGVNMSQADIVYPADFDVAIKRSVQQLVDDSARTVTDASVPVSTVVSPGDASGALVDNSKNADLAVIGARGRGGFAGRLLGSVALAMPAHAHCPTVVIPSTWPERPLPERPLPIDLPVRSSSAQTTAAESGDRRPDFTGEIIAAIDPFESDGPVLREAAVQARIYGLPLHLIGITAAHVLSPEWMPSETHLEKMYDEAVTSREEAAKSLAEEFPEVEVRWSIFDAPATEVLISATYTAELMIIGSRGRGGFASTILGSTSQAVLSHSACPTRVVRVLRRKGGRKR; encoded by the coding sequence ATGTCTCATACGATCATCGTCGGAGTTGACGGCTCCGCCAACAGTCAATGTGCGCTGCAGTGGGCGATCAAGCATGCACAGCTGACCTCCTCCGAGATTCGCCTCGTCGCGGCCTACACCGTTCCCGGCGTCAACATGAGCCAGGCCGACATCGTCTACCCAGCCGATTTCGACGTAGCAATCAAACGATCGGTCCAGCAGCTCGTCGACGACAGCGCCAGAACCGTCACCGACGCCTCGGTGCCGGTCTCGACCGTGGTCTCCCCCGGAGATGCCTCCGGAGCGCTGGTCGACAACTCGAAGAACGCCGACCTCGCCGTCATCGGCGCCCGCGGCCGCGGCGGATTCGCCGGTCGCCTGCTCGGGTCCGTGGCCTTGGCGATGCCCGCCCACGCACACTGCCCCACCGTGGTCATCCCCAGCACCTGGCCAGAGCGCCCGCTGCCGGAGAGGCCGCTGCCGATCGATCTGCCCGTGCGTTCCTCCTCCGCGCAGACGACCGCTGCCGAGTCCGGCGACAGGCGCCCGGACTTCACCGGTGAGATCATCGCCGCGATCGACCCCTTCGAAAGCGACGGCCCCGTCCTGCGAGAGGCAGCAGTGCAGGCTCGGATCTACGGTCTGCCCCTGCACCTGATCGGCATCACCGCCGCCCATGTGCTCTCGCCGGAGTGGATGCCCAGCGAAACACACCTGGAGAAGATGTACGACGAGGCCGTGACCTCGCGCGAAGAGGCGGCGAAGTCTCTGGCGGAGGAATTCCCCGAGGTTGAGGTCCGCTGGTCGATCTTCGATGCCCCCGCCACCGAGGTGCTCATCAGTGCCACCTACACCGCCGAACTCATGATCATCGGCTCTCGCGGCCGCGGCGGCTTCGCGTCCACCATCCTCGGCTCGACTTCCCAGGCAGTCCTCTCACACTCGGCCTGCCCCACCCGCGTGGTCCGCGTGCTCCGCCGAAAGGGTGGGAGAAAGCGCTGA